CGGGTGTGTTCGACCTGATTCAGAAGGCCAAGTCCGGCGACTTCCCCGCCGGGAATTATTTCGGTGAAGTTGGCCTGGCGCCCTTCCATGACTTCGACAGTAAGGTCCCGCAGGAAGTGAAGGACAAACTGAACGAGATCCGCCAGGGTTTGCTCAACGGCACCATTGACACTGGATACAAGCCGTAAAATCCACCTTTTGTGCAAGGGCGTGGGCTTTGGCTCACGCCCTTGTGGTTTCTAAGGGCGGCGATTTCGCCGGAGAGAGTCGGCTGTCCAAGGGCCGGCGCTGCCCTGTCTGTAACCTTTCTCCCCATTTGCAATGTTTTTGCAATGTTTTGGGCTGCAGAGCAAAGGTATAATATAAATGTCCTCTTTTTTGACAAAATTCTATGTTTGGAGGGCTTATGTTTATCCAGAAGCGTTTGCGCACCTTTGCAGGAGTTTTGTTGGCTTTGGTGCTGGCCGCGGCGGCCTACGGCTTTGCGGCGGAGAATTAAGGTACCCAATAGCCGGGCCGGCGATGGGTGGGGAACGGTATCGGGATATAAGGTGAGTAACGTGAAATATACGCTAGCTAGCGTTCCGTCCCAGGTGGCCGGTGTGTCTTTTGATCTTGACGGTTCGGCGACCTCGGTGTACGCTGCCGTAGGCGATAATACTGGTACCTGGACCTGGTCCGGGGCCTGTTCAAGTACCGGGAACAACGGGAGCAATGGGATTACTAGTTGGAAGTGCAACTTCAGTTCACCTTTTCCTGTGCTCAATATATACCATTTGCGCGTCGTGGCCACCGGCCCATGAGTTGAGTGAAAGCAAACGAGGGTTGGGGTGGGAGAGGCAGCGCGTTGAGGTAACGGCTCCCTCTCCCGCTTTTTTGTTTTGACGCCATGACCAGGTGGCCGCTGTGGGCGCGCTGGGCGTTGGGGAGCGTGACGGTTTTCCTCCTCGCCGTGGGGTTGTGGGTGTGGTGGGCTCCCTTGCCCCTGGGCGGGGATATGGCTTACATCGTCCTCACGGGCAACAGCATGAGCCCGCGCTTTCGCAAGGGGGATCTGGTGATCACCCGCCGGGCCAGCATATACCGTGTGGGTGATATCGTCGCCTATCGGCACCCCCAAGTCGGGTATGTGTTCCACCGCATTGTGGAGGTGGATGCCGAGGGTCGTTTTGTGTTGCAGGGGGACCACAACGCCTGGCGCGATGCTTATCATCCGAAGCCGGACGAAGTGGTGGGCCGCTTGGTGGGACACATTCGGGGTGGCGGTACGGTTTTGTTGTGGTTGCGGCAGCCCTGGGTGTTGGCTTCGCTGACGGCCTTGTTGGTGTGGGTCTTTGTTTTGCGACAGGGCCCGCATGGGGAACGCAAGGCAACCTCCCGCGGGACGGGGAGCATGATGCGAATGGATCGTTGGATGGCCTGGTTGATGGGGAGTGCAGGGGCGTTGTTGGTGGGGGTGTTGTTGGGCGTGCCGGCTTTTACGCGCCCCGTTGCGCTGCCGGTGGAAGAGCGCATCCCTTATCGCCATGAGGTGGTGTTTTCCTACACGGCCCCGGCCATCCCCCAGGTGTACGACGCCGACAAGGTGCGCCCGGGAGAGCCGGTGTTCCACCAGTTGACGGGGAGCATGGTTGTCGAGGCCAGCTATCGTCTGGAGAGCCAGGCTCCGGTGCAGAACATTCAGGGACTCTATCGTCTGGTGGCGCAGGTGCGTGACGGGCGGGGGTGGCAACGCACGGTGGAACTCGTCCCGGAGACGGCTTTCGATACCTCAGAAGTGGATGTTCGGTCATCTCTGGACCTGAACACCATTCAAAGGTTCATCGACCTTTTGGAAGAGCGCACGGGCGTCACCCGCAGCGCCTATCAGGTGGTGGTCTTTCTGGACCTGGAGGTGCGGGCTCAGGTGGCCGGCCGGGCGTTGCACGATCGCTGGCAGCCGGCCTTGCATTTCGGCTGGGATCGCTGGGAGTTGTATATGACCAATCCGGGGGCGAACCCGATGAGCGGCCCGCAGGATCCCCTGCGCCCCGTGCTCGATGGCCAGTTGACTTATCAGCGGCTTGCCACGAATACGCTGATGGTGCTGGGCCACCCGTTGCCCGTGGCCACGGCACGAGGCCTGGCGGTGGCGCTATTCCTCCTGGGGCTTGGAAGCGGGGGAGCCTTGCTGTGGCAGATGAACCGGGTGTTGGAAGAGGGCGATCCGTTGCGCCAGATGCGTTGGCTGGTCGGCCCCCGGTTGATGGCAGCGCGAAGCCTGCCGCCGGCCGAACCAGCCTGGATCGAGGTGGGCGAGACGGAAGCCCTGGCCCGTCTGGCCGACCAGAATCAGGAGACGGTCTTCTATCTGGAAGAGGGCTCCTGGGTGCACTTTTGGGTGGCTCTGCCCAGCGGGGTGTATCATCGGCTCGTGCCGCGGCAGGTTGTGGAGGTGGAAGCCCGGCCCGCGGAGGAGCGAGGCCTGGCGTTGTGGCCCTGGACGGCCCGGCGGCAGGTCAAAAAGGGGCTGGTGGGCGTGCTGGAAGGTTGGGCCCGGGCGGTGGGGCGCCTGTATGGCGACGAGGAACACAGCCAGCGGGTGGTTGACCTGGCCGTCCGCCTGGCCCGTCGCTTGGGTGTCCGTGGGCGGGCGTTGGAGCACCTCTACTGGGGCGCTTTGGTGCACGATTTGGGCCTGGTCGAGGTGCCGGTGGAGG
This portion of the Anaerolineae bacterium genome encodes:
- a CDS encoding signal peptidase I, with protein sequence MTRWPLWARWALGSVTVFLLAVGLWVWWAPLPLGGDMAYIVLTGNSMSPRFRKGDLVITRRASIYRVGDIVAYRHPQVGYVFHRIVEVDAEGRFVLQGDHNAWRDAYHPKPDEVVGRLVGHIRGGGTVLLWLRQPWVLASLTALLVWVFVLRQGPHGERKATSRGTGSMMRMDRWMAWLMGSAGALLVGVLLGVPAFTRPVALPVEERIPYRHEVVFSYTAPAIPQVYDADKVRPGEPVFHQLTGSMVVEASYRLESQAPVQNIQGLYRLVAQVRDGRGWQRTVELVPETAFDTSEVDVRSSLDLNTIQRFIDLLEERTGVTRSAYQVVVFLDLEVRAQVAGRALHDRWQPALHFGWDRWELYMTNPGANPMSGPQDPLRPVLDGQLTYQRLATNTLMVLGHPLPVATARGLAVALFLLGLGSGGALLWQMNRVLEEGDPLRQMRWLVGPRLMAARSLPPAEPAWIEVGETEALARLADQNQETVFYLEEGSWVHFWVALPSGVYHRLVPRQVVEVEARPAEERGLALWPWTARRQVKKGLVGVLEGWARAVGRLYGDEEHSQRVVDLAVRLARRLGVRGRALEHLYWGALVHDLGLVEVPVEVLRKPGALSPHERHLVREHPRRLREYLGAVPQLAAAVEIATHHHERWDGNGYPDGLQGEAIPLGSRILAVAEAYDALTHERPYRPAWSPEEALRYLEEQAEAAFDRRVVAALAEVLREEGVLPNGSQEEGETVASGPDGAGAEEPASSPPSARPSTEEEA